The Antarcticibacterium sp. 1MA-6-2 genome has a window encoding:
- a CDS encoding TraR/DksA C4-type zinc finger protein, protein MSTTETKERYSDAELAEFKELIQSKIKKAQEQLELYKSAYVNDGNNGTDDTSPTFKAFEEGSETLSKEANSQLAIRQEKFIRDLKNALIRIENKTYGICRVTGKLIAKERLKLVPHATLSIEAKNLQR, encoded by the coding sequence ATGTCAACAACAGAGACCAAAGAACGTTACAGTGATGCCGAGCTGGCGGAATTTAAGGAGTTAATTCAATCTAAGATTAAAAAGGCACAGGAACAATTGGAGCTTTATAAAAGCGCCTATGTGAATGATGGTAATAATGGAACAGATGATACTTCCCCCACTTTTAAAGCATTTGAAGAAGGAAGTGAAACCTTGAGTAAAGAAGCAAACTCCCAGTTAGCCATACGTCAGGAAAAATTTATCAGGGATTTAAAAAATGCACTGATAAGGATTGAAAATAAAACTTACGGGATTTGTAGAGTAACCGGAAAATTAATTGCCAAAGAACGTTTAAAGCTGGTACCTCATGCCACTTTAAGCATTGAAGCAAAGAATTTGCAACGATAA
- a CDS encoding PAS domain-containing protein, translating into MLNDLQLNNILEDFDIAYWKIDLITREITWSEHFQSLVGAPPSGSSRFDYFINNILHKDYRYDFRVGFENLTKGAESFSQEIKLKLQNEKYRWFECRNLKSKDNSSHRDTAVLLFVNIHQSKRDQYTIEENFFYYRETAEMTSTGGWYVDTVHKAIYWDEVTKRILDCPKDFNLNYED; encoded by the coding sequence ATGCTCAACGACCTTCAGTTAAACAATATCTTAGAAGATTTCGATATTGCGTACTGGAAAATTGACCTTATCACCAGAGAAATTACCTGGAGTGAGCATTTTCAGTCCCTGGTAGGTGCACCTCCATCTGGTTCTTCCCGCTTTGATTACTTTATAAATAATATACTTCACAAAGACTATCGCTATGATTTTAGGGTGGGCTTTGAGAATCTTACCAAAGGAGCTGAAAGTTTCAGTCAGGAGATCAAATTAAAACTCCAAAACGAGAAATATCGCTGGTTCGAATGCCGTAACTTAAAGAGCAAAGACAATTCTTCTCACCGGGATACAGCAGTTCTGCTTTTTGTTAATATTCACCAGTCAAAGAGAGACCAGTATACCATAGAAGAAAATTTCTTTTACTACAGGGAAACTGCCGAAATGACTTCAACAGGAGGTTGGTACGTAGACACTGTACATAAAGCAATTTACTGGGATGAAGTGACAAAAAGGATCCTTGATTGTCCAAAAGATTTTAACCTTAATTACGAGGACTGA
- a CDS encoding ATP-binding protein, giving the protein MFEKCEKYGIPFKEEIKMATLYGREFWVRATGKPVYNEEQEIIGIRGVFQDIDDNKENEINLQNTLDIIATQNSRLFNFAHVVSHNLRSHSSNLSLVVQLVKESRNQEEKIELIDNVQSISENLDRAISQLNDMVSHQNLLRKEPRLVKFSNALDVVVASTSSLINRESAKIVSDFSALKEIKYIPEYLESILLNLITNAIRYKQPGRKPVIFIQSYLQNAQAFLEVSDNGMGIDLNQYGDKMFGMYKTFHRNPDAKGIGLFITRNQVETMGGTISVTSTVNIGTTFKIKF; this is encoded by the coding sequence ATGTTTGAAAAGTGTGAGAAATATGGTATTCCATTTAAGGAAGAGATCAAGATGGCCACCCTCTATGGTCGGGAATTTTGGGTGCGGGCAACGGGAAAACCTGTATATAACGAAGAGCAGGAGATCATTGGGATAAGAGGTGTCTTTCAGGACATAGATGACAACAAAGAAAATGAGATAAACCTGCAGAATACGCTGGATATTATTGCCACTCAAAACTCCCGTTTATTCAATTTTGCTCACGTTGTTTCCCATAACCTTAGATCACACAGCAGCAACCTCAGCCTTGTGGTACAGCTGGTGAAGGAGTCCCGCAATCAGGAAGAAAAAATCGAGCTTATAGATAATGTTCAAAGTATATCAGAAAACCTTGACAGGGCAATTTCCCAGCTGAATGATATGGTTAGTCACCAAAATCTTTTAAGAAAAGAACCAAGACTCGTAAAATTCAGTAATGCTTTAGACGTTGTAGTAGCATCGACTTCCTCTTTGATAAACCGGGAAAGCGCGAAGATTGTTTCAGATTTTTCAGCATTAAAAGAAATCAAATATATCCCTGAGTACCTGGAGAGCATTCTTTTAAATTTAATTACCAATGCCATCCGCTACAAACAACCCGGAAGAAAACCAGTTATATTCATCCAGTCTTACCTGCAAAATGCTCAGGCATTCCTTGAAGTAAGTGACAACGGTATGGGAATTGATCTCAATCAATATGGGGATAAGATGTTTGGGATGTATAAAACTTTTCACCGAAATCCTGATGCCAAAGGAATAGGTTTATTTATTACGCGTAACCAGGTAGAGACGATGGGTGGGACCATATCTGTCACCAGTACGGTTAATATTGGCACAACATTTAAAATTAAATTTTAA
- a CDS encoding succinylglutamate desuccinylase/aspartoacylase family protein has product MAHIDKNNVLEILGKKVLPGTGAVINLNMAKLYTTTSVEVPVIIERSKKPGPVVLLTAGIHGDEINGVEIVRQVISKNINKPVKGTIICIPVVNVFGFLNMKREFPDGRDLNRVFPGTKNGSLASRFAFQFVKKILPVADFCLDFHISGASRFNVAQVRVLKGDEKSMKFAHIFNAPFTIYSKTIGKSYRETCYKLGKMVLLFEGGKSMDSNREIARLGVEGTMRILKHLGMLKPRFEIEDPPTQTNIIENSTWMRAKYSGLLHVKIECGRRVERGEYIATITDPYGKFRHKVIAPHEGFIINVNESPIVYQGDAIFHLSTPARPKEEADEG; this is encoded by the coding sequence ATGGCTCATATAGACAAGAACAATGTTCTTGAAATCTTAGGTAAAAAAGTTCTTCCGGGAACGGGTGCCGTGATTAACCTTAACATGGCTAAACTATATACAACTACCTCTGTCGAGGTGCCTGTTATCATTGAAAGATCTAAAAAACCCGGACCTGTGGTTCTGCTTACTGCTGGAATTCACGGGGATGAAATTAATGGGGTAGAGATCGTAAGACAGGTAATTTCAAAAAATATAAACAAACCTGTTAAAGGAACAATTATTTGTATTCCCGTAGTCAACGTATTCGGATTTCTTAATATGAAAAGGGAATTTCCCGATGGCAGGGATTTGAACAGGGTTTTTCCGGGAACAAAAAATGGCTCCCTTGCCAGCAGATTTGCTTTCCAGTTTGTTAAAAAGATACTTCCGGTAGCCGACTTTTGTCTTGATTTTCACATAAGCGGTGCCAGTAGGTTTAATGTTGCGCAGGTTCGGGTGCTTAAAGGAGACGAAAAAAGTATGAAATTTGCTCATATTTTTAACGCGCCTTTCACCATATATTCCAAAACTATAGGAAAATCTTACCGGGAAACCTGTTACAAATTAGGGAAAATGGTTTTGCTCTTTGAAGGCGGAAAGTCAATGGATAGCAACAGGGAAATCGCACGGCTGGGAGTGGAAGGAACTATGCGCATTTTAAAACATTTGGGGATGTTAAAACCTCGATTTGAAATTGAAGATCCTCCTACCCAAACTAATATAATAGAAAACAGCACCTGGATGCGCGCGAAATACAGCGGCCTCCTCCACGTGAAAATTGAGTGTGGAAGACGGGTAGAAAGAGGGGAATATATTGCCACTATTACAGATCCCTACGGAAAGTTTCGCCACAAGGTGATTGCGCCACACGAGGGATTTATCATTAACGTAAATGAATCGCCCATTGTCTATCAGGGAGATGCGATATTTCATCTTTCAACACCTGCACGACCCAAAGAAGAAGCTGATGAAGGATAA
- a CDS encoding patatin-like phospholipase family protein, translated as MKKILLLLLLFPLFNFAQVQEDPKVGLVLSGGGAKGLAHIGALKVIEEAGIKIDYIGGSSMGAIVGALYASGYTAAQLDSLFHEINFNILLQDDIPRSSKTFYEKEETEKYALTLPINNFQVAFPSGLSKGQNIYNLISRLTVHLGDVRDFSQLPIPFFCVASNIETGEEVILDSGSLAKAVSASAAIPSFFQLSTNGR; from the coding sequence ATGAAGAAAATCCTGTTGCTTCTTTTGCTTTTTCCCCTGTTCAATTTTGCCCAGGTACAGGAAGATCCTAAGGTAGGGCTGGTTTTAAGCGGAGGTGGGGCAAAGGGCCTGGCTCATATTGGAGCTTTAAAGGTGATTGAAGAAGCAGGAATAAAAATAGATTACATTGGCGGTAGTAGTATGGGTGCCATTGTAGGTGCGCTTTATGCATCTGGTTATACAGCTGCCCAGCTCGATTCTCTCTTTCACGAAATTAATTTTAATATCCTTCTACAGGATGATATCCCCCGAAGTTCCAAGACTTTTTATGAAAAGGAGGAAACCGAGAAATATGCCCTTACCCTTCCAATTAATAATTTTCAGGTGGCATTCCCTTCAGGTTTATCCAAAGGGCAAAATATTTATAACCTCATTTCCCGGCTTACTGTACATCTGGGAGATGTTCGGGATTTTTCGCAGTTGCCAATTCCGTTCTTTTGTGTAGCATCAAACATTGAAACAGGAGAAGAAGTAATATTAGACAGCGGCTCCCTGGCAAAGGCAGTTTCAGCCAGCGCTGCAATTCCCTCCTTTTTTCAGCTAAGTACGAATGGACGGTAA
- a CDS encoding RimK/LysX family protein: protein MDKKVIGRVDKADFPLLNLEDVAIKIDTGAYTSSIHCDNIVEKEDALHCTFLDEEHPLYNGKEFIFKDYDVVFVRSSNGIMQQRYQVQSTIKIFGKIFKISLSLSARQEMRYPVLIGRKFLTKKFIVDPELTDVSFNLKTNEHKNSIKE, encoded by the coding sequence ATGGATAAAAAAGTAATAGGTAGGGTAGATAAAGCAGATTTTCCATTGTTGAACCTTGAAGATGTTGCAATTAAAATAGATACCGGGGCCTACACTTCTTCCATTCATTGTGATAACATTGTTGAAAAGGAAGACGCTTTACATTGTACATTTTTAGATGAAGAACACCCGCTCTATAACGGGAAAGAATTTATCTTTAAAGATTATGATGTGGTATTTGTACGCAGTAGTAATGGAATTATGCAGCAGCGCTATCAGGTACAATCCACTATAAAAATTTTCGGTAAGATTTTTAAAATTTCACTTTCTTTGTCGGCCCGGCAAGAGATGCGATATCCGGTGTTAATTGGAAGAAAATTTCTAACCAAGAAGTTTATAGTAGATCCGGAACTCACCGATGTTTCCTTTAATTTAAAAACAAATGAACATAAAAATTCTATCAAGGAATAG
- a CDS encoding lipoprotein signal peptidase has product MSLKKASLLILLILIIDQVSKFYIKTNFVLGEEIEVLSWFSILFVENEGMAWGAKIPGEYGKLLLTLFRLCAIVGIGYWLWDSVKNHGSKVLIIAISFIFAGAFGNIIDSVLYGMIFTDSYGRVAEFMPAGGGYADIFYGKVVDMLYFPLYDDILPEWIPFWGGEHFTFFEPVFNIADTAISTGVVLLLLFNKKAFPKKEEAAENN; this is encoded by the coding sequence ATGTCCCTAAAGAAAGCGAGTCTTCTCATCCTTTTGATCCTTATTATTGATCAAGTCTCCAAATTTTATATAAAAACCAATTTTGTTTTAGGCGAAGAGATTGAAGTTCTTAGCTGGTTCAGCATTTTATTTGTAGAAAATGAAGGAATGGCGTGGGGAGCAAAAATTCCGGGAGAATATGGTAAATTGTTGCTTACCCTTTTCCGTTTGTGCGCAATTGTAGGGATTGGATATTGGCTGTGGGACTCGGTAAAGAACCATGGATCTAAAGTTTTAATTATTGCCATTTCCTTTATTTTTGCGGGTGCCTTTGGAAACATCATTGATTCGGTCCTCTACGGAATGATCTTTACAGACAGTTACGGCCGCGTAGCCGAATTTATGCCTGCGGGTGGAGGATATGCAGATATCTTCTACGGAAAGGTAGTAGATATGCTTTATTTTCCTTTATATGACGATATTTTACCTGAATGGATCCCCTTCTGGGGAGGAGAGCATTTCACTTTCTTTGAACCCGTTTTCAATATAGCCGACACAGCCATTAGCACCGGAGTGGTGCTATTGCTGCTTTTTAATAAAAAAGCCTTTCCTAAAAAAGAAGAGGCTGCCGAAAATAATTAG
- a CDS encoding response regulator has product MGQKIELACIIDDDKIYVNLVKKIIEIKKLSENLLIFKNGLEALEYFKVILCNMTEEKLPDIIFLDLNMPVMDGWEFLGEFIKIKNNFDKKITLYVVSSSIDPRDLERARSFNLVTDYLIKPIELKKFEKIFDRDVNVA; this is encoded by the coding sequence ATGGGGCAAAAAATTGAATTGGCGTGCATTATAGATGATGACAAAATCTATGTGAATCTCGTCAAGAAAATCATCGAAATCAAAAAACTGTCAGAAAACTTATTGATCTTTAAGAATGGGCTGGAAGCTCTTGAATATTTCAAGGTAATTCTATGCAACATGACCGAGGAGAAACTTCCGGATATTATCTTTCTGGACCTGAACATGCCTGTTATGGATGGTTGGGAATTCCTGGGAGAATTTATTAAGATCAAGAACAACTTTGACAAAAAGATCACCTTGTACGTGGTCTCTTCTTCTATTGATCCACGGGATCTCGAGAGAGCAAGATCATTTAACCTGGTAACAGATTATCTTATTAAGCCTATTGAACTCAAGAAGTTTGAAAAGATATTTGACCGGGACGTTAACGTCGCCTAA
- the ileS gene encoding isoleucine--tRNA ligase, producing the protein MSMKFPEYKGLDLPKVAEEILNYWKENDIFEKSVSTREGKEPFVFFEGPPSANGLPGIHHVMARSIKDIFCRYKTQKGFQVKRKAGWDTHGLPIELGVEKELGITKEDIGKKISVEEYNQACKNAVMRYTDVWNDLTEKMGYWVDMEDPYITYKSKYMETVWWLLSEIYKKGLIYKGYTIQPYSPKVYTGLSSHELNQPGTYQDVTDTTVTAMFKAKRDTLPDFLLDVSPEIYFIAWTTTPWTLPSNTALTVGPKIEYVTVKTYNQYTFEPITIVVAKNLAEKQFDKKFKKVENEELLNSYKQGDKIPFYIGENTFKGKDLVGIKYHQLMPYVQPYNNPENAFRLISGDFVTTDDGTGIVHISPTFGADDAMVAKQATPEVPPLLVKDENDNLVPLVDLQGKFVKDLGELGGKYVKNEYYDDGEAPEKSVDVEIAIKLKEENRAFKVEKYLHSYPNCWRTDRPILYYPLDSWFIKVTEFKDRMFDLNKEINWKPKATGEGRFGNWLANANDWNLSRSRYWGIPLPIWRTEDKKEEKIIGSIAELKEEIAKAIEAGVADKDIFGGFEPGNMSDENYDKVDLHKNVVDEIVLVSDSGKPMRREADLIDVWFDSGSMPYAQWHYPFENKDKVEGGEKTADFIAEGVDQTRGWFYTLHAIATMIFDDVAYKNVVSNGLVLDKNGQKMSKRLGNAVDPFETLAAFGPDATRWYMISNANPWDNLKFDIEGIGEVRRKFFGTLYNTYSFFSLYANLDNFTYSEDEVALNDRPEIDRWILSELNTLIDNVDKFYADYEPTRATRAISEFVQENLSNWFVRLSRRRFWKGDYEQDKISAYQTLYTCLMTVAKLSAPVAPFFMDRLYKDLNSATNKEEFDSVHLAEFPVFDASYVDKDLEAKMQKAQTISSLVLSLRKKEMIKVRQPLKRIMIPVLDDKQKAEIAAVEDLIKSEVNVKEIELIDDASGILVKQIKPNFKVLGPKVGKDMKAVAGAINNFTPDDILTIEREGNITVDINGKMFTFGANDVEISSQDIEGWLVASSGGITVALDVHISEELKNEGIARELVNRIQNLRKDSGFEVTDSIDVTLQKDGIVEDAVLNNINYIKNETLTANLEFADVVKDGNEVEFDNVATKLWIRKH; encoded by the coding sequence ATGAGCATGAAGTTTCCTGAATATAAAGGACTTGACTTACCTAAAGTAGCAGAGGAAATCCTCAACTACTGGAAGGAGAATGATATTTTTGAGAAGAGTGTTTCTACGCGTGAGGGGAAGGAGCCTTTTGTATTTTTTGAAGGTCCTCCATCAGCGAATGGACTTCCCGGAATTCACCACGTAATGGCTCGTTCCATAAAAGATATATTCTGCAGGTATAAAACCCAAAAAGGCTTCCAGGTAAAGCGGAAAGCAGGTTGGGATACTCACGGGTTACCAATAGAACTTGGAGTTGAGAAGGAGCTGGGGATCACCAAGGAAGATATTGGTAAAAAGATAAGTGTAGAGGAATATAACCAGGCCTGTAAGAACGCAGTAATGCGTTATACTGATGTTTGGAATGATCTTACAGAAAAAATGGGCTATTGGGTAGATATGGAGGACCCATACATCACCTACAAATCTAAATACATGGAAACTGTTTGGTGGCTGCTTTCCGAAATTTATAAGAAAGGGCTTATTTACAAAGGGTACACCATACAACCTTATTCACCCAAAGTTTATACAGGCTTAAGCTCTCACGAACTTAACCAGCCGGGAACATACCAGGATGTTACAGATACCACAGTAACCGCAATGTTTAAGGCAAAGAGAGATACACTTCCTGATTTTCTTCTGGATGTGTCTCCTGAGATTTATTTCATTGCCTGGACAACCACTCCCTGGACGCTTCCGTCAAATACGGCCTTAACCGTGGGACCGAAAATTGAGTATGTAACGGTAAAAACTTATAATCAATATACTTTCGAGCCAATCACTATTGTAGTGGCAAAGAATCTGGCTGAAAAGCAGTTCGACAAAAAATTCAAAAAAGTAGAAAATGAGGAACTTTTAAACTCTTATAAACAGGGCGATAAGATCCCATTTTATATTGGAGAAAATACGTTTAAGGGAAAAGACCTGGTGGGAATTAAATACCATCAGTTAATGCCTTATGTGCAACCGTATAATAATCCGGAAAACGCTTTCCGCTTAATCTCTGGGGATTTTGTTACTACAGATGATGGTACGGGAATCGTACATATCTCTCCAACTTTTGGGGCAGATGATGCTATGGTTGCAAAGCAGGCTACTCCCGAAGTTCCGCCATTATTGGTGAAGGATGAAAATGACAATCTTGTTCCACTGGTAGATCTTCAGGGGAAATTTGTAAAGGATCTGGGAGAACTGGGCGGCAAGTATGTAAAAAATGAATACTATGATGACGGGGAAGCTCCCGAAAAGTCTGTAGATGTTGAGATTGCAATAAAATTAAAAGAAGAAAACAGGGCTTTTAAAGTCGAAAAATACCTTCATAGTTATCCTAACTGCTGGAGAACAGACAGGCCAATCCTTTATTATCCCCTTGATTCCTGGTTTATAAAAGTGACCGAATTCAAGGACAGGATGTTTGATCTTAATAAAGAGATCAACTGGAAACCAAAAGCAACCGGAGAAGGCCGTTTTGGAAACTGGCTTGCTAATGCCAATGACTGGAACCTTTCCCGTAGCCGCTACTGGGGAATCCCGCTTCCAATCTGGAGGACAGAGGATAAAAAAGAGGAGAAGATCATAGGATCCATTGCAGAGCTCAAGGAAGAAATTGCAAAAGCTATTGAGGCCGGAGTTGCAGATAAAGATATTTTTGGAGGGTTTGAGCCGGGCAATATGAGCGATGAGAACTACGACAAAGTAGATCTTCACAAGAATGTGGTAGATGAGATCGTATTGGTTTCAGATTCCGGAAAACCTATGAGAAGGGAAGCAGATCTTATCGACGTTTGGTTTGATTCCGGATCTATGCCCTATGCGCAATGGCATTATCCCTTTGAAAATAAGGACAAGGTAGAAGGAGGGGAAAAGACCGCCGACTTTATTGCTGAAGGTGTAGATCAAACCAGGGGATGGTTTTATACTCTGCACGCCATTGCTACAATGATCTTTGATGACGTGGCTTATAAGAATGTGGTTTCCAACGGACTTGTTCTCGATAAGAACGGACAAAAAATGTCCAAGAGACTTGGTAATGCTGTAGATCCTTTTGAAACCCTTGCTGCTTTTGGGCCCGATGCCACTAGATGGTACATGATCTCCAATGCAAATCCATGGGATAACTTAAAATTTGATATTGAAGGAATAGGAGAGGTGCGTCGTAAATTCTTCGGAACGCTCTACAACACCTATTCATTTTTCTCGTTATATGCAAATCTTGACAATTTTACTTATTCTGAAGATGAGGTAGCTTTAAACGACAGGCCGGAGATCGACCGCTGGATCCTTTCAGAATTAAATACCCTTATTGACAATGTAGATAAGTTTTATGCCGATTATGAACCTACCCGGGCTACCCGTGCAATTTCAGAATTTGTTCAGGAAAACCTGAGCAACTGGTTCGTACGGTTAAGCAGAAGGCGTTTCTGGAAAGGGGATTATGAGCAGGATAAAATTTCCGCTTATCAAACCCTTTATACCTGTTTAATGACAGTTGCAAAGCTAAGTGCTCCTGTAGCGCCATTCTTTATGGACAGGTTGTACAAAGATCTTAATTCAGCCACCAACAAAGAAGAGTTTGATTCTGTACACCTTGCTGAATTTCCGGTTTTTGATGCTTCTTATGTAGATAAAGATCTCGAAGCTAAAATGCAAAAGGCACAAACCATTTCTTCTCTCGTTCTTTCACTTCGGAAGAAGGAAATGATCAAAGTGAGGCAGCCTTTAAAAAGGATCATGATCCCTGTGCTTGACGATAAGCAAAAAGCTGAAATAGCAGCGGTTGAAGATTTGATAAAATCTGAAGTAAACGTAAAGGAAATTGAGCTTATAGACGATGCTTCAGGAATACTTGTGAAGCAGATAAAACCTAATTTTAAAGTTCTTGGCCCCAAAGTTGGTAAAGATATGAAAGCTGTTGCAGGAGCGATAAATAATTTCACTCCCGATGATATTTTGACCATAGAACGGGAAGGAAATATAACGGTTGACATTAATGGAAAAATGTTTACTTTTGGCGCCAATGACGTGGAGATCAGTTCACAGGATATTGAAGGTTGGCTGGTAGCCAGCAGTGGCGGAATAACTGTTGCTCTTGATGTTCATATTTCAGAAGAACTGAAGAATGAAGGAATTGCCAGGGAACTGGTAAACAGAATTCAGAATCTTAGAAAAGATTCAGGATTTGAAGTGACAGATTCAATAGATGTGACCCTACAGAAGGACGGTATTGTCGAGGATGCTGTTTTGAATAATATAAATTATATCAAAAACGAAACACTAACTGCAAACCTCGAATTTGCAGATGTGGTAAAAGACGGTAACGAGGTAGAATTCGATAATGTCGCCACTAAATTGTGGATCAGAAAACATTAA
- a CDS encoding 5-formyltetrahydrofolate cyclo-ligase: protein MKDKLRQKYSALRNELSNSQIEEKSLEIANRLLELPIWNYSFYHLFLSISEKKEIDTEPLLHILQGKDKNIVLSKSNFTTRELTNYLLTDSTVIKKNEWNIPEPVDGIEIPASKIDLIFVPLMAFDLAGHRVGYGKGFYDIFLSSCRNDVIKIGLSLFEAEEEIPGLLNSDIPMNYCITPNKTYFFEK, encoded by the coding sequence ATGAAGGATAAATTGAGACAAAAATATTCAGCTTTAAGAAATGAATTAAGTAATTCTCAAATTGAGGAAAAAAGTTTGGAGATCGCCAACAGGCTTTTAGAACTTCCAATCTGGAATTACAGCTTTTATCATCTTTTCCTGAGCATTTCAGAAAAAAAAGAGATAGATACAGAGCCACTGCTGCACATCTTACAGGGAAAAGACAAGAATATTGTTCTTTCCAAAAGTAATTTCACAACACGGGAGCTCACAAATTACCTTCTTACTGACTCTACGGTAATTAAGAAAAATGAATGGAACATCCCTGAACCAGTAGACGGGATCGAGATTCCTGCCTCTAAAATCGACCTTATCTTTGTACCGCTTATGGCTTTTGACCTGGCAGGTCATCGGGTAGGTTATGGAAAAGGTTTTTACGATATTTTCCTGTCCTCCTGCCGGAACGATGTAATTAAGATTGGCCTGTCACTTTTTGAAGCCGAAGAGGAGATTCCCGGCCTTTTAAATAGCGATATACCTATGAATTATTGCATTACACCGAATAAAACGTATTTCTTTGAAAAATAG